The following are from one region of the Silene latifolia isolate original U9 population chromosome 9, ASM4854445v1, whole genome shotgun sequence genome:
- the LOC141601421 gene encoding uncharacterized protein LOC141601421 — protein MEICDFPLICYWDGEVLEQNGCVTYRGGNQCFILASTKMTYLELVEEIYKGIGVQSLGTQLKVMMKFPSAGCFKIVPLNNEGAFKALWASIRHSHAPSMDIFVEVSTSEIVIPTPSIRLDDVAQFVSLETNYVNEGEFYGNLQGDEIDEELAILDENLLANEEDGDDDLVFASAPIVEFNKIDQLDEDELNSWKTWENMVRYEHGKEFAVGQVFPNKASLSDEVTSYCVKANQFFKVAESKPNTITFKCGRIPTPCNWRLRATQKDFHSEVFTIVTYKGPHDESCVCDMVPQDHMNLKRAFISHEIRNLVEGDWGYKVNSVVTYILDKYGYTISYTKAWNAKQRAIEATIKKHVL, from the coding sequence ATGGAAATTTGTGATTTTCCTCTTATTTGTTATTGGGATGGAGAAGTGTTGGAGCAAAATGGATGTGTAACCTATAGAGGAGGGAATCAATGTTTTATTCTAGCTAGTACAAAGATGACATATCTTGAATTAGTTGAAGAGATTTATAAGGGAATCGGTGTTCAAagtttgggtactcaattgaaggTAATGATGAAATTTCCGAGTGCCGGGTGTTTCAAAATTGTTCCCCTTAATAATGAGGGAGCCTTTAAAGCGTTATGGGCAAGTATTCGTCATTCACATGCTCCTTCAATGGACATATTTGTAGAAGTTTCTACTAGTGAAATTGTCATTCCTACACCAAGTATTAGGCTAGATGATGTTGCTcaatttgtttcacttgaaaCTAATTACGTAAATGAAGGGGAATTTTATGGTAACTTACaaggtgatgagattgatgaggaaTTGGCAATACTTGATGAGAATTTGTTGGCAAATGaagaagatggtgatgatgatcttgTCTTTGCTAGTGCTCCCATCGTTGAGTTTAATAAGATTGATCAATTAGATGAGGATGAATTGAATAGCTGGAAAACTTGGGAAAATATGGTAAGATATGAACATGGGAAAGAGTTTGCGGTTGGACAAGTGTTCCCAAACAAAGCTTCACTTAGCGATGAGGTGACATCATATTGTGTTAAAGCAAATCAATTTTTCAAAGTTGCCGAATCAAAGCCTAATACTATTACCTTCAAATGTGGCCGGATTCCTACACCATGTAATTGGCGGTTAAGGGCTACACAAAAAGACTTTCATTCTGAAGTTTTTACCATTGTGACATACAAAGGTCCTCATGATGAGTCTTGTGTTTGTGACATGGTACCTCAAGACCACATGAATTTGAAACGAGCATTCATAAGTCATGAGATTCGTAACCTTGTTGAGGGAGATTGGGGATATAAAGTAAACTCTGTTGTTACTTATATTTTAGATAAGTATGGTTACACAATTTCATACACCAAAGCTTGGAATGCAAAACAAAGAGCAATTGAGGCCACAATAAAAAAACATGTACTTTGA